The following coding sequences are from one Aliarcobacter skirrowii CCUG 10374 window:
- a CDS encoding DNA cytosine methyltransferase, whose amino-acid sequence MKSIKAIDFFSGAGGLTSGLKMAGIDVFAGVDFEPSCKETYEKNNNAMFINKSIVDISIKEIKELFKRNTTKNDFTMLAGCAPCQPYSMINTRKKQDDERKTLLDEFRKIINGVKPHFVLMENVSRLNEENPYFSKFIDMLEKNNYKYEYKVLNAKDFGVAQNRKRLFLIATRIKKLNLSFDNIQKKAPIYLKDVISHLEPIQHNNSSKRDILHRAKELNEINLKRIKATPLNGGLRSAWNEDLRLPCHKAKEVFPDNYGRLAWDKLSSTITTKFNQYYSGRFGHPEQDRALSLREGALIQTFPKDYQFFGTDYQIARQIGNAVPVNLSRAVGEVIISSIA is encoded by the coding sequence ATGAAAAGTATCAAAGCAATCGATTTCTTCAGTGGAGCGGGAGGTCTAACTAGTGGGCTTAAAATGGCAGGTATAGATGTATTTGCTGGTGTTGATTTTGAACCATCTTGTAAAGAAACTTATGAAAAAAATAATAATGCAATGTTTATTAATAAGAGTATTGTTGATATTTCTATAAAAGAAATAAAGGAACTTTTCAAAAGAAATACCACAAAAAATGATTTTACAATGTTAGCTGGATGTGCACCTTGCCAACCATATAGTATGATTAACACTAGAAAGAAACAAGATGATGAAAGAAAAACACTCCTTGATGAATTTAGAAAAATTATTAATGGGGTTAAGCCTCATTTTGTACTTATGGAAAATGTAAGCAGGCTAAATGAAGAAAATCCATACTTTTCAAAATTTATTGATATGCTTGAAAAAAATAATTACAAGTATGAATATAAAGTATTAAATGCAAAAGATTTTGGAGTTGCACAAAATAGAAAAAGACTATTTTTGATAGCTACAAGAATAAAAAAACTAAATTTATCATTTGATAATATTCAGAAAAAAGCACCTATTTATTTAAAAGATGTAATCTCTCACTTAGAGCCAATACAACACAATAATTCATCTAAAAGAGATATTTTACATAGGGCAAAAGAACTAAATGAAATCAATCTTAAAAGAATAAAAGCTACGCCATTAAATGGTGGATTAAGGTCTGCTTGGAATGAAGATTTAAGATTACCTTGTCATAAAGCTAAAGAAGTATTCCCTGATAACTATGGAAGATTAGCTTGGGATAAATTGAGTTCAACAATTACAACAAAATTTAATCAATACTATAGTGGGAGATTTGGTCATCCAGAACAAGATAGAGCTTTATCCTTAAGAGAAGGTGCTTTAATTCAAACTTTTCCGAAAGATTATCAATTCTTCGGAACAGATTACCAGATAGCTAGGCAAATCGGTAATGCAGTTCCTGTTAATTTATCAAGAGCAGTTGGTGAAGTTATTATTTCTTCAATTGCCTAA
- a CDS encoding toll/interleukin-1 receptor domain-containing protein — protein MALFSYEELKQKTNYLYNSKSYDNSLRMGLLSESSSININSISQDSFDIFLSHSYADREIIPALKNELESYGFSVYVDWITDKLLSRDEINKKTAEVLQTRMKQSKCLIYATSDNSQKSRWMPWELGYFDGIKDKMVGILPLKKYGNNFNDNFKGEEYLGLYYYIDKEKNQLNEMRLWVRENQDKYVLLNSWITGEKPYVRK, from the coding sequence ATGGCATTATTCAGTTATGAAGAATTAAAACAAAAAACGAATTATTTATATAATTCTAAATCATATGATAATTCGCTTAGAATGGGTTTATTATCAGAATCAAGTAGTATTAATATAAATTCTATTAGTCAAGATTCATTTGATATATTTTTATCTCATAGCTATGCTGATAGAGAAATTATTCCCGCATTAAAAAATGAATTGGAAAGTTATGGTTTTAGTGTTTATGTAGATTGGATTACAGATAAACTCTTAAGTAGAGATGAAATAAATAAAAAAACAGCTGAAGTTTTACAAACAAGAATGAAACAATCTAAATGTTTAATATATGCAACATCAGATAATTCACAAAAATCAAGATGGATGCCTTGGGAACTTGGATATTTTGATGGAATAAAAGATAAGATGGTAGGTATTTTACCTTTAAAAAAATATGGTAATAATTTTAATGATAATTTTAAAGGTGAAGAATATTTAGGACTATATTATTATATTGATAAAGAAAAAAATCAATTAAATGAAATGAGATTATGGGTTAGAGAGAATCAAGATAAATATGTATTATTAAATAGTTGGATAACAGGAGAAAAACCATATGTCAGAAAATAA
- a CDS encoding TIR domain-containing protein — MAKKVFFSFHYQDVIDFRANVVRNHGQFKLNAQEAGYYDSSMWEKAKKEGKVALKKLINNGLNNTSNTCVLIGSETYQRPWVRYELLKSVKKGNHIFGVHINGIKCKDQKTKDLGKNPLDYVGVYAENNNSYHLIEKKEDGKWYYYNEIDGSSKININHTLELQKVLTLSNFFQVYKWNADDGYNNFKDWVQ; from the coding sequence ATGGCAAAAAAAGTATTTTTTAGTTTCCACTATCAGGATGTTATTGATTTTAGAGCTAATGTTGTAAGAAATCATGGACAATTTAAATTAAATGCTCAAGAAGCAGGATATTATGATTCTTCTATGTGGGAAAAAGCGAAAAAAGAAGGAAAAGTTGCTTTAAAGAAACTTATTAATAATGGGTTAAATAATACATCAAATACTTGTGTTCTAATTGGTAGTGAAACTTATCAAAGACCTTGGGTTAGATATGAGTTATTGAAAAGTGTAAAAAAAGGTAATCATATTTTTGGTGTTCATATAAATGGTATAAAATGTAAAGATCAAAAAACTAAAGATTTAGGTAAAAATCCATTAGATTATGTTGGTGTTTATGCTGAAAATAACAATTCTTATCATTTGATTGAAAAAAAAGAAGATGGAAAATGGTACTACTATAATGAAATTGATGGTAGTTCTAAAATAAACATTAATCATACATTAGAACTTCAAAAAGTTTTAACTTTATCAAACTTTTTTCAAGTTTATAAATGGAATGCTGATGATGGATATAATAATTTCAAAGATTGGGTTCAATAA
- a CDS encoding NgoPII family restriction endonuclease → MSNILKAFINTINSYQSNVSTLTNGNNRANNMGAGLEEFIKDIFAGTINVTNETTRLVAFSQTYSYSGNKNNPPDLILRNSDAIEIKKLESHNTAIALNSSYPKAKLFSNSSMITTACRYCEPNWIIKDMLYVIGNVPKNTNSLKSLWFVYGDCFSADKEVYERIKDTISTGITSIPNVEFTETNELGKVKKVDPLGITDLRIRGMWHIENPTKIFNYLYSYDETKSFQLICLMKKDKYESMPSEDKQIIENLNNPNVSVSDVRIKNPNNPVQLMDGKFLMFKI, encoded by the coding sequence ATGAGTAATATTTTAAAAGCATTTATCAACACAATAAATAGTTATCAAAGCAATGTTTCAACTCTAACAAATGGCAATAATCGAGCAAACAATATGGGAGCTGGACTTGAAGAGTTTATCAAAGATATTTTTGCAGGAACTATAAATGTAACAAATGAAACAACAAGACTTGTTGCTTTTTCACAAACTTATTCTTATAGTGGGAATAAAAATAATCCACCTGATTTGATATTACGTAATAGTGATGCAATAGAAATAAAAAAACTTGAATCTCACAACACAGCAATAGCACTAAATAGTTCATATCCAAAAGCAAAACTTTTTTCAAATAGTTCTATGATTACAACTGCTTGTAGATATTGTGAGCCAAATTGGATTATAAAAGATATGCTTTATGTGATAGGCAATGTTCCAAAAAATACAAACAGTTTAAAATCTTTATGGTTTGTATATGGTGATTGTTTTTCTGCGGATAAAGAAGTGTATGAAAGAATAAAAGACACTATTTCAACAGGTATTACATCTATTCCAAATGTAGAATTTACAGAGACAAACGAGCTTGGAAAAGTAAAAAAAGTTGATCCACTTGGAATTACAGACCTTAGAATTCGAGGAATGTGGCATATTGAGAATCCTACAAAAATATTTAATTATCTTTATAGTTATGATGAAACAAAATCTTTTCAACTTATTTGTCTTATGAAAAAAGACAAATATGAATCAATGCCTTCGGAAGATAAACAGATAATAGAAAATCTGAATAATCCAAATGTGAGTGTAAGTGATGTAAGAATCAAAAATCCAAATAATCCTGTTCAGTTGATGGATGGGAAGTTTTTGATGTTTAAAATATAA